A stretch of the Chthoniobacterales bacterium genome encodes the following:
- the rpsH gene encoding 30S ribosomal protein S8 yields MTVSDPIADLLTRLRNAAGVGKPKFDVPYSKMKGELVRILKREGYIADYELDTTGKFPVLHVQNKFVNKVAAVAGLKRVSKPGLRKYVSVDEIPRVLNGMGIAILSTSSGVMTGHEAKRKKVGGELLAYVW; encoded by the coding sequence ATGACCGTATCCGATCCCATCGCCGATCTCTTGACCCGGCTGCGCAACGCAGCGGGCGTCGGCAAACCCAAATTCGATGTTCCTTACTCGAAGATGAAGGGCGAACTCGTCCGCATCCTCAAGCGTGAGGGCTACATCGCCGATTACGAACTCGACACGACCGGGAAATTCCCCGTTCTCCACGTGCAGAATAAGTTCGTCAACAAGGTCGCCGCTGTCGCGGGCCTGAAGCGCGTCAGCAAGCCTGGCCTGCGCAAATACGTCAGCGTGGACGAGATTCCCCGCGTTCTCAACGGCATGGGCATCGCGATTCTCTCGACTTCGAGCGGCGTGATGACCGGTCATGAGGCCAAGCGCAAGAAAGTCGGCGGCGAACTTCTCGCCTACGTCTGGTAA
- the rplE gene encoding 50S ribosomal protein L5 translates to MTAQPEPELLNEYRARVVPALREKHGYANVNQIPRLTKVVVNTSIGSANDVKEALEVAKSEIALITGQKPVETIAKKSIANFKLRGEQAIGAKVTLRGRAMYEFLERLIKMSLPRIRDFRGVSPKAFDGNGNYTLGVADQTIFPEVELDKIKRNIGFDITIVTTARTDGEAKTLLTELGFPFSDKKKPEIKKPEPEVAA, encoded by the coding sequence ATGACTGCGCAACCCGAACCCGAACTTTTGAACGAATACCGCGCTCGCGTGGTGCCCGCGCTTCGTGAGAAGCATGGCTACGCGAACGTGAACCAGATTCCTCGCCTCACGAAGGTGGTCGTCAACACGTCCATCGGCTCCGCCAACGACGTAAAGGAAGCCCTCGAAGTCGCGAAATCCGAGATCGCTCTCATTACTGGTCAGAAGCCGGTCGAGACGATCGCCAAGAAGAGCATCGCGAATTTCAAGCTCCGTGGCGAACAGGCCATCGGCGCGAAGGTCACCCTTCGCGGCCGCGCGATGTATGAATTCCTCGAGCGCCTCATCAAGATGTCGCTCCCGCGTATTCGTGACTTCCGTGGCGTGTCGCCGAAGGCTTTCGACGGCAACGGCAACTACACTCTCGGTGTCGCTGATCAGACCATCTTCCCCGAAGTTGAGCTCGACAAGATCAAGCGCAACATCGGCTTCGACATCACGATCGTCACGACGGCCCGCACGGACGGCGAGGCAAAGACCCTTTTGACCGAGCTTGGATTCCCCTTCTCGGACAAGAAAAAACCCGAAATCAAAAAACCTGAACCCGAGGTGGCGGCCTAA
- the rplX gene encoding 50S ribosomal protein L24 translates to MATKFHVKRGDTVQVITGNHKGATGKVLEVRSAKSQVVIEGVRMIKKHLKKSQDLPNGQIKELEGPIHISNVKLTEKTTPAKPKKAASKKAA, encoded by the coding sequence ATGGCTACGAAATTTCACGTCAAACGCGGCGACACCGTCCAGGTGATCACCGGCAACCACAAGGGAGCCACCGGCAAGGTGCTCGAAGTCCGCAGCGCGAAGTCACAGGTTGTGATCGAAGGCGTGCGCATGATCAAGAAGCACCTCAAGAAGAGCCAGGATCTGCCGAACGGCCAGATCAAGGAGCTCGAGGGCCCCATCCACATCTCCAACGTCAAGCTGACGGAGAAGACCACCCCGGCAAAGCCCAAGAAGGCTGCGTCGAAAAAGGCGGCCTAA
- the rplN gene encoding 50S ribosomal protein L14, which produces MIQIRSRLDVADNTGARMATMIGVIGKRTSTAHVGDVITANVKEAATGGSVKKGDVVRAVVVRTKHAVKRPDGSVLRFDNNAIVIIDKDQNPKGSRVFGPVARELREKNFMKIVSLAPEVL; this is translated from the coding sequence ATGATCCAGATTCGCTCCCGTCTCGACGTCGCCGACAACACCGGCGCCCGCATGGCGACCATGATTGGTGTCATCGGCAAACGCACGTCGACCGCCCACGTCGGTGACGTGATCACCGCCAACGTCAAGGAAGCCGCCACCGGTGGTTCCGTGAAGAAAGGCGACGTCGTGCGCGCCGTCGTCGTGCGCACGAAGCACGCGGTCAAGCGTCCGGACGGTTCCGTCCTTCGCTTCGACAACAACGCCATTGTCATCATCGACAAGGACCAGAACCCCAAGGGCAGCCGCGTCTTCGGACCGGTCGCCCGCGAACTCCGCGAGAAGAACTTCATGAAGATCGTCTCGCTTGCCCCGGAGGTGCTCTAA
- the rpsQ gene encoding 30S ribosomal protein S17 — protein sequence MSDSATPAPEVKARGLRKTRVGEVVSDKMDKTIVVKALTRVPHPKFGKIVKQITKFHVHDEKNEARIGDRVSIAETRPLSRLKRWRLVEVIKH from the coding sequence ATGAGCGATTCCGCTACCCCTGCTCCCGAAGTCAAAGCCCGCGGCCTGCGCAAGACCCGCGTTGGCGAGGTTGTTTCCGACAAGATGGACAAGACCATCGTCGTGAAGGCCCTGACGCGCGTGCCGCACCCGAAGTTCGGCAAGATCGTCAAGCAGATCACCAAATTCCACGTCCACGACGAGAAGAACGAAGCCAGGATCGGCGACCGCGTTTCCATCGCGGAAACCCGTCCGCTCAGCCGCCTCAAGCGCTGGCGCCTCGTCGAAGTCATCAAGCACTAA
- the rpmC gene encoding 50S ribosomal protein L29 — protein sequence MKIQEIREMSAKELASRKHELEHEAFNLRIQKQGGQLEKPHLLTAIRRDIARISTALTEKTKASASK from the coding sequence ATGAAAATTCAAGAAATCCGCGAAATGAGCGCCAAGGAACTCGCCAGCCGCAAGCACGAGCTCGAGCACGAGGCTTTCAACCTTCGCATCCAGAAACAGGGCGGCCAGCTCGAAAAGCCGCACCTCCTTACGGCGATCCGCCGCGACATCGCGCGCATTTCGACCGCTCTCACCGAGAAGACGAAGGCGTCCGCCTCCAAGTAA
- the rplP gene encoding 50S ribosomal protein L16, translating into MPLMPKRVKYRKTQRGSRKGNASRTLSIDFGEYGLQTLERAWITNTQIEAARVAMNRNMKRKGKLWIRIFPDKSVTARPPETRMGKGKGQPEYWVATVRPGNVLFELGGVSETLAKECLRLAANKLPVRTRFLARHHAAAVA; encoded by the coding sequence ATGCCACTGATGCCAAAACGGGTGAAGTATCGCAAGACCCAGCGGGGTAGCCGCAAGGGGAATGCTTCACGCACGCTCTCCATCGATTTCGGCGAATACGGTCTTCAGACCCTCGAACGCGCCTGGATCACGAACACCCAGATCGAAGCCGCCCGTGTTGCGATGAATCGTAACATGAAGCGCAAAGGCAAGCTCTGGATCCGCATTTTCCCGGACAAGTCCGTGACGGCGCGCCCGCCGGAAACCCGAATGGGTAAAGGCAAGGGCCAGCCCGAATACTGGGTGGCCACGGTTCGACCGGGCAACGTCCTTTTCGAACTCGGAGGTGTCTCCGAGACTCTCGCGAAGGAATGCCTGCGCCTCGCCGCCAACAAACTTCCCGTCCGCACGCGCTTTCTCGCGCGTCACCACGCCGCCGCTGTTGCCTAA
- the rpsC gene encoding 30S ribosomal protein S3 — MGQKVNPIGFRLPVNRDWRSKWYASKKDLADYLLVDVRIREHLKKKLKTAAVSKILIERAWNTVRVTIYTARPGVVIGRKGSEIENMTNELSKLAEGKQVKIDIVEIKKPETDAQLVAENVAGQLERRISFRRAIKRAVQTAMSMGAEGIKVRVSGRLGGSEIARTEWYREGSVPLHTLRKPIDYGFAESDTTAGKIGVKCWVTKPAEKPENEPANEPAGSAN; from the coding sequence ATGGGACAGAAAGTCAATCCAATCGGCTTCCGCCTGCCAGTCAACCGCGACTGGCGCTCGAAGTGGTATGCCTCGAAGAAGGATCTCGCCGATTATCTTCTCGTCGACGTGCGCATCCGTGAGCACCTCAAGAAGAAGCTCAAAACCGCCGCGGTTTCCAAGATTCTCATCGAACGCGCCTGGAACACGGTGCGCGTCACCATTTACACCGCCCGTCCGGGTGTCGTGATCGGTCGCAAGGGATCCGAGATCGAGAACATGACGAACGAACTCTCCAAGCTCGCCGAAGGCAAGCAGGTGAAGATCGACATCGTCGAGATCAAGAAGCCCGAGACCGATGCGCAGCTCGTCGCCGAAAATGTCGCCGGCCAGCTCGAACGCCGCATTTCCTTCCGCCGCGCAATCAAACGCGCCGTCCAGACCGCAATGAGCATGGGTGCCGAAGGCATCAAGGTTCGCGTGTCCGGTCGCCTTGGTGGTTCGGAAATCGCTCGCACCGAATGGTATCGCGAGGGCTCCGTGCCACTCCACACCCTTCGTAAGCCCATCGATTACGGATTCGCCGAATCCGACACGACTGCCGGAAAGATCGGCGTGAAGTGCTGGGTGACCAAGCCCGCCGAGAAGCCTGAAAACGAGCCTGCCAATGAGCCGGCCGGTTCCGCCAACTAA
- the rpsS gene encoding 30S ribosomal protein S19: protein MGRSLKKGPYVDMKLLEKIDKLNDANIKKPIKTWARRSTVTPDFVGHTFNIHNGKTFIPVFVTENMVGHKLGEFAPTRIFKKHGSHTAKVSK from the coding sequence ATGGGACGCTCACTGAAAAAAGGCCCTTACGTCGACATGAAGCTGCTCGAGAAGATCGACAAGCTCAACGACGCCAACATCAAGAAGCCCATCAAGACCTGGGCCCGCCGTTCGACGGTGACGCCTGACTTCGTTGGTCACACTTTCAATATCCACAACGGCAAGACCTTCATCCCGGTGTTCGTCACCGAGAACATGGTCGGGCACAAGCTTGGCGAATTTGCGCCTACGCGCATCTTCAAGAAGCACGGTTCTCACACCGCCAAGGTGAGCAAGTAA
- the rplB gene encoding 50S ribosomal protein L2 has product MGLKTFRPLTPSARFKELPDFAEITKSTPEKSLLEPIKKTGGRNNNGRKTARHRGGGHKRMYRVIDFKRNKRDVVADVVAIEYDPNRTARIALIQYPDGEKAYILAPAGLNVGAKVAAGEAIEAKVGNALPLRSIPLGTGIHNIELVAGRGGQIVRSAGTQAILNNREGGYAFVKLASGEIRKINEACYATVGQVSNVDHMNVSSGKAGRHRWLGIRPQTRGMAMNPVDHPMGGGEGKSKGGGGRQHPQSPWGQLAKGFKTRRKHKKSDSFIVERRPSRKKAK; this is encoded by the coding sequence ATGGGACTCAAAACTTTCCGCCCTCTCACGCCGTCCGCCCGCTTCAAGGAGCTTCCGGACTTCGCGGAGATCACCAAGAGCACGCCTGAGAAGAGCCTGCTCGAGCCGATCAAGAAGACCGGCGGCCGCAACAACAACGGCCGCAAGACCGCCCGTCACCGTGGCGGTGGTCACAAGCGCATGTATCGCGTGATCGACTTCAAGCGCAACAAGCGTGACGTCGTCGCCGACGTGGTCGCGATCGAATACGATCCGAACCGCACGGCCCGCATCGCTCTCATCCAGTATCCCGATGGCGAGAAGGCCTACATTCTCGCTCCCGCCGGCCTCAACGTTGGCGCGAAGGTCGCGGCTGGCGAGGCGATCGAAGCGAAGGTTGGCAACGCCCTCCCGCTCCGTTCCATCCCGCTCGGCACGGGCATCCACAACATCGAGCTCGTCGCGGGACGCGGCGGCCAGATCGTTCGCAGTGCCGGCACCCAGGCCATCCTGAACAACCGCGAAGGCGGCTACGCTTTTGTGAAACTCGCTTCCGGCGAAATTCGCAAGATCAACGAAGCCTGCTACGCCACGGTTGGCCAGGTCAGCAACGTCGATCACATGAACGTCTCCAGCGGCAAGGCCGGACGTCATCGCTGGCTCGGTATTCGCCCGCAGACTCGCGGTATGGCGATGAACCCGGTCGATCACCCGATGGGTGGTGGCGAAGGCAAGAGCAAGGGTGGTGGCGGACGCCAGCATCCGCAGAGCCCGTGGGGTCAGCTCGCGAAGGGCTTCAAGACCCGTCGCAAGCACAAGAAGTCGGACAGCTTCATCGTGGAGCGCCGCCCCAGCCGCAAGAAAGCCAAGTAA
- the rplW gene encoding 50S ribosomal protein L23: protein MSTIFDQIQTVILTEKATLLSEAHGKYTFRVAPTATKLEIKRAIEQLFKKTVVDVNTANYAGKKKRERRADFGRKPHWKKAIVTLKAGEKLDLV from the coding sequence ATGAGCACCATTTTCGACCAGATCCAGACCGTCATCCTCACGGAAAAGGCCACGCTCCTTTCCGAGGCCCACGGCAAATACACCTTCCGCGTCGCCCCGACCGCGACCAAACTCGAGATCAAGCGTGCCATCGAGCAGCTCTTCAAGAAGACGGTCGTCGACGTGAATACCGCGAACTACGCGGGCAAGAAAAAGCGCGAGCGTCGGGCCGACTTCGGCCGGAAGCCGCATTGGAAAAAGGCCATCGTCACGCTCAAGGCGGGCGAGAAGCTCGACCTCGTTTAA
- the rplD gene encoding 50S ribosomal protein L4 — MSATVFTAEEAQKAKIELITEEKKGNQAVHDVVVALQAARRSGTACAKKRSEVNLSGKKPWRQKGTGRARAGSFASPIWVGGGAAHGPRPRDYSKNIPKQVKKLAFRKALSARILAGDVVVVESFAVSEPKTKQFISLVANAAKDARKTLVLGSQFDEKTFMAARNVQTSLLATATDVNTEQLLAYDKIIVTRDAVAKLAERLA; from the coding sequence ATGAGCGCCACCGTTTTTACCGCTGAAGAGGCCCAGAAGGCCAAAATCGAGCTGATCACCGAGGAGAAGAAGGGCAACCAGGCCGTTCACGACGTCGTGGTCGCTCTCCAGGCTGCCCGCCGCAGTGGCACCGCCTGCGCCAAGAAGCGCAGTGAGGTCAATCTGTCCGGCAAGAAGCCTTGGCGACAGAAAGGCACCGGCCGCGCTCGTGCGGGCTCGTTCGCTTCGCCCATCTGGGTTGGTGGCGGCGCCGCTCACGGTCCTCGCCCTCGCGATTACTCGAAGAACATTCCCAAGCAGGTCAAGAAGCTGGCCTTTCGCAAGGCTCTCAGCGCCCGGATTCTCGCTGGCGACGTCGTCGTCGTGGAGTCCTTCGCGGTGAGCGAGCCGAAGACCAAGCAATTCATCAGCCTCGTCGCTAACGCCGCCAAGGACGCTCGCAAGACGCTCGTTCTCGGCAGCCAGTTCGACGAGAAGACCTTCATGGCCGCTCGCAACGTGCAGACGTCCCTTCTCGCCACGGCGACGGACGTCAACACCGAGCAGCTCCTCGCTTACGACAAGATCATCGTCACCCGCGACGCGGTGGCCAAACTCGCTGAAAGGCTCGCCTAA
- the rplC gene encoding 50S ribosomal protein L3, with the protein MSIGLLGKKIGMTRVYDDKGVAQAVTVIATGGNRILQVKDQEKDGYTAVQVGFDDQKPQRVSKAQLGHFKKSESGAKRFIREFRLKDGEAAPESVDVPTTIFEVGQFVDVIGTSKGKGFQGVVKRFNFAGQPETHGSMMHRRNGAIGNRSTPGRVWKNMGMPGHMGDERKTVQNLRIVQVRESENVILVSGAVAGAKGSYVIVRPSKKKVAKKA; encoded by the coding sequence ATGAGCATTGGATTGTTAGGAAAAAAAATCGGCATGACCCGCGTCTATGACGACAAGGGCGTGGCCCAGGCCGTCACCGTGATCGCCACGGGCGGTAACCGCATTCTCCAGGTCAAGGATCAGGAGAAGGACGGCTACACGGCCGTGCAGGTCGGTTTCGACGACCAGAAGCCGCAACGCGTGAGCAAGGCCCAGCTCGGCCATTTCAAGAAGTCCGAGAGCGGCGCCAAGCGTTTCATCCGCGAATTCCGCCTCAAGGACGGCGAAGCCGCTCCCGAGAGCGTCGACGTTCCCACCACGATTTTCGAAGTCGGCCAGTTTGTGGACGTCATCGGCACTTCGAAGGGCAAGGGCTTTCAGGGTGTCGTCAAGCGTTTCAATTTCGCCGGTCAGCCGGAAACTCACGGTTCCATGATGCACCGCCGGAACGGCGCCATCGGTAATCGTTCGACCCCGGGCCGTGTTTGGAAGAACATGGGCATGCCTGGTCACATGGGTGACGAGCGCAAGACCGTCCAGAACCTGCGCATCGTCCAGGTGCGTGAATCCGAGAACGTGATCCTCGTCAGCGGCGCTGTCGCTGGTGCGAAGGGATCCTACGTCATCGTGCGTCCTTCCAAGAAGAAGGTCGCCAAGAAAGCCTAA
- the rpsJ gene encoding 30S ribosomal protein S10 translates to MTNGQKIRIRLKAFDYRILDASAAEIVETAKRTGSKVTGPIPLPTRIEKFTVNRSPHVDKKSMDAFEIRTHKRLLDIVEPTAKTVDELRKLNLPAGVDITIKI, encoded by the coding sequence ATGACGAACGGCCAAAAAATCCGCATCCGCCTCAAGGCGTTTGACTATCGCATCCTCGACGCTTCCGCCGCCGAGATCGTCGAGACGGCAAAGCGCACCGGGTCCAAAGTGACGGGCCCGATCCCGCTTCCGACTCGCATTGAGAAATTCACCGTGAACCGCTCGCCCCACGTCGACAAGAAGTCGATGGACGCGTTCGAGATTCGCACGCACAAGCGCCTGCTCGACATCGTCGAGCCGACCGCCAAGACCGTTGATGAGCTCCGCAAGCTCAACCTCCCGGCTGGCGTGGACATCACCATCAAGATCTGA
- the fusA gene encoding elongation factor G, which yields MSATLQEKSASNPNSPDRAFPLERTRNIGICAHIDAGKTTLTERILFYTGMIHKIGEVHEGTTVTDWMEQERERGITITSAATTCSWLQRKEPVEGIYKAFEGIKQRVNIIDTPGHVDFTAEVERSLRVLDGAIAVFCGVAGVQPQSETVWRQATKYGVPRIAFVNKMDRTGADFEAAVESMRTKLGANVWPILIPWGKEDTLVGQIDVLNQKAVRYLDDNSMGSTYEIVEIPTELKASAEVAYQDIIDQMCDLDDEIGMKFLEEQPITKQDLKAAIRRQTIANKFVPVAGGSAFKNKGVQFLVDAVVDYLPSPIEIPAAKGQNPDDASEMLAPADDSGKFCSLAFKLWSDPFVGKLVFFRVYSGKLSKGDTVYNPRTNKRERISRIIQIQADKREDIDTCYSGDIAAIVGIKNITTGDTLCDEDYPILLEPPSFPDPVISMAIEPKTKADQEKMGNALARLAEEDPTFRVFTNEDTGQTIIAGMGELHLEIIRDRMMREFKVEANSGKPQIAYKETIIKAADGEGKLVKQSGGRGQYGHVVIKVAPNERGKGVTIENKTVGGSIPKDFIPAVIKGLNEATLNGIICGSPVIDIHIDIVDGSYHDVDSNEMAFKMAAIFALKDGLKNAKSILLEPIMKVENITPEEFQGDIMGDLNRRRAKISGLETKGNLTTINAEVPLAEMFGYATAIRSLSKGRSSYSMEPSHFEQVPQQVLNAVVEQKN from the coding sequence ATGTCCGCTACGCTCCAGGAAAAATCCGCTTCGAATCCGAACTCGCCCGACCGCGCGTTCCCGCTCGAGCGCACCCGTAACATCGGGATCTGCGCCCATATCGACGCGGGCAAGACCACGCTCACCGAGCGTATCCTCTTCTACACCGGCATGATCCATAAGATCGGTGAAGTGCATGAAGGCACGACCGTGACCGACTGGATGGAGCAGGAGCGCGAGCGCGGCATCACGATCACCTCTGCCGCCACGACCTGTTCGTGGTTGCAGCGCAAGGAACCCGTCGAAGGCATCTACAAGGCTTTCGAAGGCATCAAGCAGCGCGTCAACATCATCGACACTCCCGGCCACGTGGACTTCACGGCTGAAGTGGAGCGTTCCCTGCGCGTGCTCGACGGCGCGATCGCCGTGTTCTGCGGTGTCGCCGGCGTGCAGCCGCAGTCCGAGACTGTCTGGCGTCAGGCCACCAAGTATGGCGTGCCGCGCATCGCGTTCGTCAACAAGATGGATCGCACCGGCGCCGATTTCGAGGCTGCCGTCGAGAGCATGCGCACCAAGCTCGGTGCCAACGTCTGGCCGATTCTCATTCCCTGGGGCAAGGAAGATACGCTCGTCGGCCAGATCGACGTCCTGAACCAGAAGGCTGTTCGCTACCTCGACGACAACTCGATGGGGTCGACCTACGAAATCGTCGAGATCCCGACGGAGCTCAAGGCTTCGGCCGAAGTGGCTTATCAGGACATCATCGACCAGATGTGCGACCTCGACGACGAGATCGGCATGAAGTTCCTCGAGGAGCAGCCGATCACGAAGCAGGATCTCAAGGCGGCCATCCGTCGCCAGACCATCGCGAACAAGTTCGTTCCCGTTGCCGGTGGTTCCGCCTTCAAGAACAAGGGCGTTCAGTTCCTCGTCGACGCCGTTGTCGACTATCTCCCGAGCCCGATCGAAATTCCTGCCGCCAAGGGTCAGAATCCGGACGACGCGTCCGAGATGCTCGCGCCGGCGGACGACAGCGGCAAGTTTTGCTCGCTCGCCTTCAAGCTCTGGAGCGATCCTTTCGTCGGTAAGCTCGTGTTCTTCCGCGTCTACAGCGGCAAGCTTTCCAAGGGCGACACGGTTTACAACCCGCGCACGAACAAGCGCGAGCGCATCAGCCGCATCATCCAGATTCAGGCGGACAAGCGCGAAGACATCGACACCTGCTATTCCGGCGACATCGCCGCGATCGTTGGCATCAAGAACATCACGACGGGCGATACGCTCTGCGACGAGGATTATCCGATCCTGCTCGAGCCGCCGTCCTTCCCTGATCCGGTGATCTCGATGGCCATCGAGCCCAAGACAAAGGCCGACCAGGAGAAGATGGGCAACGCACTCGCGCGTCTCGCTGAAGAAGATCCGACCTTCCGCGTTTTCACCAACGAAGACACCGGCCAGACGATCATCGCCGGCATGGGCGAGCTTCACCTGGAGATCATTCGCGATCGCATGATGCGCGAGTTCAAGGTCGAGGCGAACTCCGGCAAGCCGCAGATCGCTTACAAGGAGACGATCATCAAGGCCGCCGATGGCGAGGGCAAACTCGTCAAGCAGTCCGGTGGCCGTGGTCAGTATGGCCACGTCGTCATCAAGGTCGCTCCGAACGAGCGCGGCAAGGGGGTCACGATCGAAAACAAGACGGTCGGTGGTTCCATTCCGAAGGACTTCATCCCTGCGGTCATCAAGGGCCTCAACGAAGCCACGCTGAATGGCATCATCTGCGGTTCGCCCGTTATCGACATTCACATCGACATCGTCGACGGCAGCTACCACGACGTGGACTCGAACGAAATGGCGTTCAAAATGGCGGCGATCTTCGCTTTGAAGGACGGCCTCAAGAATGCGAAGTCGATCCTGCTCGAGCCGATCATGAAGGTCGAAAACATCACCCCGGAAGAATTCCAGGGCGACATCATGGGCGACCTGAACCGTCGCCGCGCGAAAATCTCCGGTCTCGAGACCAAGGGGAACCTCACCACGATCAACGCCGAAGTGCCGCTCGCCGAAATGTTCGGTTACGCCACGGCCATCCGCTCCCTCTCGAAGGGCCGCTCCTCGTATTCGATGGAGCCCTCGCACTTCGAGCAGGTTCCGCAACAAGTGCTCAACGCGGTCGTTGAACAGAAAAACTAA
- the rpsG gene encoding 30S ribosomal protein S7 yields MSRRRRVIHKEVKRDSRYASPLVARLISAVMQAGKKSVAERIVYGAIDKSREGSDTVDPLETLNKAIDNVRPRLEVKSRRVGGATYQVPMEVPQDRQIALAMRWLVLFANKRKGVAMKDALAYELKDAAAGQGNGIKKRDDMHKMAQANRAFAHFRW; encoded by the coding sequence ATGTCCCGTCGACGCAGAGTCATTCACAAGGAAGTCAAACGCGATAGCCGTTACGCGAGCCCGCTCGTGGCGCGTCTCATCAGTGCTGTCATGCAGGCCGGCAAGAAGTCGGTCGCCGAGCGCATTGTTTACGGAGCCATCGACAAGTCGCGCGAAGGTAGCGACACCGTCGATCCGCTCGAGACGCTCAACAAGGCCATCGACAACGTTCGTCCTCGTCTCGAGGTGAAGTCCCGCCGCGTTGGTGGCGCCACCTATCAGGTCCCGATGGAAGTTCCTCAGGATCGTCAGATCGCTCTCGCCATGCGCTGGCTCGTTCTCTTTGCAAACAAGCGCAAGGGTGTCGCCATGAAGGACGCGCTCGCCTACGAACTCAAGGACGCCGCCGCCGGTCAGGGCAACGGCATCAAGAAACGCGACGACATGCACAAAATGGCCCAGGCGAATCGCGCCTTTGCCCATTTCCGCTGGTAA
- the rpsL gene encoding 30S ribosomal protein S12 — protein sequence MPTINQLVRKGRAKVTVKSKSPALVNCPQRRGVCVQVMTRTPKKPNSALRKVAKVRLTNGQEVIAYIPGEGHNLQEHSIVLVRGGRVKDLPGVRYHIVRGSLDSLGVDGRRRSRSKYGAKRPKPGQEAVAAGKGGKGKKK from the coding sequence ATGCCCACAATCAATCAACTGGTCCGCAAGGGACGCGCCAAGGTGACGGTCAAGTCCAAGTCGCCGGCACTCGTGAATTGCCCGCAGCGTCGTGGCGTTTGCGTCCAGGTCATGACCCGCACGCCGAAGAAGCCGAACTCCGCGCTTCGTAAAGTCGCCAAGGTTCGCCTCACCAACGGTCAGGAAGTCATCGCCTACATCCCTGGCGAGGGTCATAACCTGCAGGAGCACTCGATCGTGCTCGTTCGTGGTGGTCGTGTGAAGGATCTTCCCGGCGTCCGTTACCACATCGTTCGTGGTTCCCTTGACTCCCTCGGGGTTGATGGTCGTCGTCGCAGCCGTTCCAAGTATGGCGCCAAGCGTCCGAAGCCCGGCCAGGAAGCTGTCGCCGCTGGCAAGGGTGGCAAGGGCAAGAAGAAATAA
- a CDS encoding AraC family transcriptional regulator, with protein MTARISQIAIDMLQPPAAPAAWLPWHHAKALELVSSALFVESKSELFCERTKRVGRERVERVQEILRADIENPPALAELGKRVGCSPFYLSRIFRQETGITISAYLRRARLERAAELLRGGEANVTEAAVTVGYSSLSHFSKAFAEAFGCCPCLYGRRPAGGQITRAAA; from the coding sequence ATGACCGCGCGAATTTCCCAGATCGCGATCGATATGCTCCAGCCTCCGGCGGCCCCCGCCGCCTGGCTCCCGTGGCACCATGCCAAGGCGCTGGAGCTGGTTTCCTCCGCGCTTTTTGTCGAAAGCAAATCCGAGCTTTTCTGCGAACGCACGAAACGCGTCGGTCGCGAGCGGGTCGAGCGCGTGCAGGAGATCCTTCGCGCCGATATCGAAAATCCCCCCGCGCTGGCCGAGCTGGGGAAACGCGTGGGATGCAGCCCGTTCTATCTCAGTCGCATCTTCCGCCAGGAAACCGGCATCACGATCTCCGCCTACCTGCGCCGGGCGCGCCTCGAGCGCGCGGCCGAGCTGCTTCGCGGGGGCGAGGCGAACGTCACCGAGGCCGCGGTGACCGTCGGTTATTCCAGTCTCAGTCACTTCAGTAAAGCGTTTGCTGAAGCCTTTGGATGCTGTCCCTGCCTGTATGGACGTCGTCCCGCAGGGGGGCAAATCACCCGCGCAGCCGCATAA